One Stigmatopora argus isolate UIUO_Sarg chromosome 20, RoL_Sarg_1.0, whole genome shotgun sequence genomic region harbors:
- the LOC144065979 gene encoding uncharacterized protein LOC144065979 isoform X2: MSARTQLPKLQEELFEVKQEHSTHEQSTVCNITHEKVVLHRLEGFRNDLGADGQESVDLEGEVELPQIKEEEPEFPQQQMGDEQLPIKREEDDFTWSLGEFVKREDVLGVASGGAEPANTKTWPLIKEEEPEFPQKQMGEEQLPIKKEDDHFTWSPGESVKRDYLGVVSEGAEPANASAWPQIKEEEQPEFPQQCKREEQPPIKNEECVKWSTGEPFKGEDDLGVANRGAELLNGSSPEGWRAENLIAPLLDGNDLLFDDDVEDVKKNPSGDALCKCFQCGKTFGKKSSLKTHMRSHTGEKPLSCTVCGKTFTHEGNLNRHARTHTGEKPFSCPVCRQAFTQMGSLVCHARTHTGGKPFACSVCGQTFTEKGPLISHARTHTGEKPFACSFCDKIFTEKGSLKKHVITHTGEKPFVCSVCGQAFTDKGNLISHVRTHTGEKPFSCSVCGQTFTQKGHLNRHEIIHTGEKQFPCSVCGKRFTKKGNLKIHIRTHTGEKPFSCSVCGQRFTQKGHLNSHARTHTGEKPFACSVCGQAFIHKGHLNSHARTHTGEKPFACSVCDKRYTEKGSLKIHIRTHTGEKPFVCSVCGQAFIHKGHLNSHARTHTGEKPFACSVCCQAFKHKGHLISHVRTHTGEKPFSCSVCGQAFTHEETLKRHTRTHTGEKPFSCSVCGRTFKRKGHLNRHEIIHTGEKQFSCSVCGKRFTQKGNLKIHTRTHTGEKPFSCSVCGQAFADKRILRCHIRTHTGEKPFSCLICGQVFSQTHQLKSHTRTHTDDPPS, from the exons atgtcggcaagaacacaactgccaaagctccaggaggaactttttgaggtcaaacaggagcattcaactcacgagcaatcgacagtttgcaacataacgcacgagaaagttgttcttcatagactagaag gtttcagaaatgatcttggtgctgatgggcaggagtctgttgaccttgaaggggaagttgagctcccccaaatcaaagaggaggagccagagttccctcaacaacaaatgggtgacgagcaacttccaatcaaaagggaggaagatgatttcacctggtcacttggtgagttcgtgaagagggaagatgttctgggcgtggcaagtggaggggcggagcctgcaaacaccaaaacatggcccctaattaaagaggaggagccagagttccctcaaaaacaaatgggagaagagcaacttccaatcaaaaaggaggacgatcatttcacctggtcaccaggtGAGTCCGTTAAAAGGGATTATCTGGGCGTGGTCAGTGAAggagcggagcctgcaaacgcctcagcatggccccaaattaaagaggaggagcagccagagttccctcaacagtgcaaaagagaagagcaacctccaatcaaaaacgaggaatgtgtcaaatggtcaactggtgagcctttcaagggtgaagatgatctgggcgtggccaacagaggggcggagcttctgaacGGCAGCTCtccagaaggatggcgagcagaaaatttaattgctcctttattagATGGCaatgacttgctttttgacgatgatgttgaagatgttaagaaaaatccaagtGGCGACGCactttgcaaatgctttcagtgtgggaaaacttttggtaaaaagtcttctttgaaaacacatatgaggagccacactggggagaaacccttatcatgtacagtttgtggtaaaacatttacacacgagggaaacttaaatagacatgcaagaacccacacgggtgaaaagccattttcgtgtccagtttgtcgtcaagcattcacacaaatGGGAAGCTTAgtttgtcatgcaagaacccacactggtggaaaaccatttgcgtgttcagtttgtggtcaaacattcacagagAAGGGacccttaattagtcatgcaagaacacacactggtgaaaaaccatttgcgtgctcattttgtgataaaatatttacagagaagggaagcttaaaaaaacatgtaataacccacactggtgaaaaaccatttgtgtgttcagtttgtggtcaagcattcacagacaagggaaacttaattagtcatgtaagaacacacacaggtgaaaagccattttcgtgttcagtttgtggtcagacatttacacagaagggacacttaaataggcaCGAAataatccacacaggtgaaaaacaatttccgtgctcagtttgtggtaaaagatttacaaagaagggaaacttaaaaatccacataagaacccacactggtgaaaaaccattttcgtgttcagtttgtggtcaaagattcacacagaagggacacttaaatagtcatgcaagaacccacactggtgaaaaaccatttgcgtgttcagtttgtggtcaagcattcatacacaagggacacttaaatagtcatgcaagaacccacactggtgaaaaaccatttgcgtgctccgTTTGTGATAAAAGAtatacagagaagggaagcttaaaaatccacataagaacccacactggtgaaaaaccatttgtgtgttcagtttgtggtcaagcattcatacacaagggacacttaaatagtcatgcaagaacccacactggtgaaaaaccatttgcgtgttcagtttgttgtcaaGCATTCAAacacaagggacacttaattagtcatgtaagaacacacacaggtgaaaagccattttcgtgttcagtttgtggtcaagcattcacacacgaggaaaccttaaaaaggcacacaagaacccacacaggtgaaaagccattttcgtgttcagtttgtggtcggacatttaaacggaagggacacttaaataggcaCGAAATAatccacacgggtgaaaaacaattttcgtgctcagtttgtggtaaaagatttacacagaagggaaacttaaaaatacacacaagaacccacactggtgaaaaaccattttcgtgttcagtttgtggtcaagcattcgcaGATAAGCGAATCTTACGATGCcatataagaacccacactggtgaaaaacccttttcttgCTTGATTTGTGGTCAAGTTTTCTCTCAAACGCACcagttaaaaagccacacaagaacccacactgatgACCCGCCCAGTTaa
- the LOC144065979 gene encoding uncharacterized protein LOC144065979 isoform X1: MVLQGKSASPHRTTSTIRGGDRDHLRAQEGRILESGSRVPENCLDMHHPPSRGFRNDLGADGQESVDLEGEVELPQIKEEEPEFPQQQMGDEQLPIKREEDDFTWSLGEFVKREDVLGVASGGAEPANTKTWPLIKEEEPEFPQKQMGEEQLPIKKEDDHFTWSPGESVKRDYLGVVSEGAEPANASAWPQIKEEEQPEFPQQCKREEQPPIKNEECVKWSTGEPFKGEDDLGVANRGAELLNGSSPEGWRAENLIAPLLDGNDLLFDDDVEDVKKNPSGDALCKCFQCGKTFGKKSSLKTHMRSHTGEKPLSCTVCGKTFTHEGNLNRHARTHTGEKPFSCPVCRQAFTQMGSLVCHARTHTGGKPFACSVCGQTFTEKGPLISHARTHTGEKPFACSFCDKIFTEKGSLKKHVITHTGEKPFVCSVCGQAFTDKGNLISHVRTHTGEKPFSCSVCGQTFTQKGHLNRHEIIHTGEKQFPCSVCGKRFTKKGNLKIHIRTHTGEKPFSCSVCGQRFTQKGHLNSHARTHTGEKPFACSVCGQAFIHKGHLNSHARTHTGEKPFACSVCDKRYTEKGSLKIHIRTHTGEKPFVCSVCGQAFIHKGHLNSHARTHTGEKPFACSVCCQAFKHKGHLISHVRTHTGEKPFSCSVCGQAFTHEETLKRHTRTHTGEKPFSCSVCGRTFKRKGHLNRHEIIHTGEKQFSCSVCGKRFTQKGNLKIHTRTHTGEKPFSCSVCGQAFADKRILRCHIRTHTGEKPFSCLICGQVFSQTHQLKSHTRTHTDDPPS; the protein is encoded by the exons atggtcctccaaggcaagagcgcttcacctcatagaactaccagtaccatcagaggaggggatcgagaccaccttcgagcgcaagaaggccgaatacttgaatctggcAGCCGAGTGCCAGAAAATTGTCTGGATATGCACCATCcacccagtcgag gtttcagaaatgatcttggtgctgatgggcaggagtctgttgaccttgaaggggaagttgagctcccccaaatcaaagaggaggagccagagttccctcaacaacaaatgggtgacgagcaacttccaatcaaaagggaggaagatgatttcacctggtcacttggtgagttcgtgaagagggaagatgttctgggcgtggcaagtggaggggcggagcctgcaaacaccaaaacatggcccctaattaaagaggaggagccagagttccctcaaaaacaaatgggagaagagcaacttccaatcaaaaaggaggacgatcatttcacctggtcaccaggtGAGTCCGTTAAAAGGGATTATCTGGGCGTGGTCAGTGAAggagcggagcctgcaaacgcctcagcatggccccaaattaaagaggaggagcagccagagttccctcaacagtgcaaaagagaagagcaacctccaatcaaaaacgaggaatgtgtcaaatggtcaactggtgagcctttcaagggtgaagatgatctgggcgtggccaacagaggggcggagcttctgaacGGCAGCTCtccagaaggatggcgagcagaaaatttaattgctcctttattagATGGCaatgacttgctttttgacgatgatgttgaagatgttaagaaaaatccaagtGGCGACGCactttgcaaatgctttcagtgtgggaaaacttttggtaaaaagtcttctttgaaaacacatatgaggagccacactggggagaaacccttatcatgtacagtttgtggtaaaacatttacacacgagggaaacttaaatagacatgcaagaacccacacgggtgaaaagccattttcgtgtccagtttgtcgtcaagcattcacacaaatGGGAAGCTTAgtttgtcatgcaagaacccacactggtggaaaaccatttgcgtgttcagtttgtggtcaaacattcacagagAAGGGacccttaattagtcatgcaagaacacacactggtgaaaaaccatttgcgtgctcattttgtgataaaatatttacagagaagggaagcttaaaaaaacatgtaataacccacactggtgaaaaaccatttgtgtgttcagtttgtggtcaagcattcacagacaagggaaacttaattagtcatgtaagaacacacacaggtgaaaagccattttcgtgttcagtttgtggtcagacatttacacagaagggacacttaaataggcaCGAAataatccacacaggtgaaaaacaatttccgtgctcagtttgtggtaaaagatttacaaagaagggaaacttaaaaatccacataagaacccacactggtgaaaaaccattttcgtgttcagtttgtggtcaaagattcacacagaagggacacttaaatagtcatgcaagaacccacactggtgaaaaaccatttgcgtgttcagtttgtggtcaagcattcatacacaagggacacttaaatagtcatgcaagaacccacactggtgaaaaaccatttgcgtgctccgTTTGTGATAAAAGAtatacagagaagggaagcttaaaaatccacataagaacccacactggtgaaaaaccatttgtgtgttcagtttgtggtcaagcattcatacacaagggacacttaaatagtcatgcaagaacccacactggtgaaaaaccatttgcgtgttcagtttgttgtcaaGCATTCAAacacaagggacacttaattagtcatgtaagaacacacacaggtgaaaagccattttcgtgttcagtttgtggtcaagcattcacacacgaggaaaccttaaaaaggcacacaagaacccacacaggtgaaaagccattttcgtgttcagtttgtggtcggacatttaaacggaagggacacttaaataggcaCGAAATAatccacacgggtgaaaaacaattttcgtgctcagtttgtggtaaaagatttacacagaagggaaacttaaaaatacacacaagaacccacactggtgaaaaaccattttcgtgttcagtttgtggtcaagcattcgcaGATAAGCGAATCTTACGATGCcatataagaacccacactggtgaaaaacccttttcttgCTTGATTTGTGGTCAAGTTTTCTCTCAAACGCACcagttaaaaagccacacaagaacccacactgatgACCCGCCCAGTTaa